In the genome of Bacteroidales bacterium, the window AGCATTATTAAAAATTCTCCAACAAAATGGACATTTTGTTCATTGGCTTGTTCGTGAAAAAGAAATGCGTGAATATATTACACATAATTATCATAACCCTTATTACTCTAGCGATGTAGAAATTTATATGGATCAATGTAAAATGTATGAGTCGGTACATGACTTATTAAAAGAATGCAATTTAATTTTTTTAGTTCTTCCTTCTGCATTTACCGAAACGTTACTAATCGAATTGACTATAGAAGAAGTAAAAGATAAATATTTTTTTTCCGCAACAAAAGGAATATTACCAGATTCGAGTTTGACAGTTACACAATATTTACAAAAAAAATTATATATTTCTGATGAAAACATTGGTTTTATAAGTGGTCCATCGCATGCAGAAGAAATTGCTCGTGAACGGTTGACGTATTTAACCATTATGTCAAAAAATAATGAATTGGCTCTTAATGTTTCTGCATTGATGGCTAACAGATATATTACTACAAAAGTTAATTCAGATGTTTTAGGGGCAGAATATGCAACAGCAATTAAAAATATTATGGCGATAGCTTCGGGAATTGCTCATGGCTTAGGATATGGCGATAATTTTATTGCTGTTTTGGTATCGAATGCATTAAAAGAGATGGAACGGTTTATTTCTAAACTTGTTCCATATAGCAGAAATATAAATGATTATGTTTATTTGGGCGATTTACTTGTTACATGCTATTCGCAGTTTAGCCGCAACAGAACACTTGGTATCATGTTAGGAAAGGGTTATTCTGTAAAAGCAGCCCAACTCGAAATGAATATGATAGCCGAAGGTTATTTTGCTGTTAAAAGTATAATAGAAATAGCTAAAACATTTCAAATTGAAATGCCCATATGCCAGGCTGTATATCATATTTTATATGAACGTTATTCCCCCTCTGTTGAAATGCGATTATTAACCGATAAATTATATTAAAATATGGAAATGATTGATTTAAACACCGATTTTGTATATTCATTTATTTCGAAAGATAAAATTAATGAACGTAAAGATGAAGCATACCAACATTTATTAGCATTAAAAAATAAAACTGGAAAAGGCAACGATTTTTTAGGTTGGGTCGATTTACCAGAAAATATAAGCCATGATGAACTTAAAAAAATAGAAACAGTTGCAAATGAATTAAGAAAAAAAATAGATATATTGGTAGTAGTCGGAATTGGTGGTTCATACTTAGGGGCACGTGCGGTTATCGAAATGTTATATCATAATTTTAATAATCTTTTGCCTAATCGAAAAAATCCTATTATTTTATATGCAGGCCAAAATATGGGCGAAGATTACCTTTATCAGTTACTTGAAATTTTAAATGATTATGAATATGGTATAGCTGTTATATCTAAATCGGGAACTACTACAGAACCGGCTATTGCATTTAGATTATTAAAACATCATATCGAAAATAAATACGGTAAAGAAGAAGCACGAAAGCGTATTGTTGCTATTACCGACAAAGAAAAAGGCGTGTTACTAGAACTGGCCAAATCGGAGAACTACGAACGCTTCGAAATTCCTGATGATGTTGGTGGACGTTATTCAGTTTTAACCGCTGTTGGTTTATTCCCTATTGCAGTAGCTGGAGGCAACATTTTTGAACTTATCAATGGTGCTAAACATATGCGAAATTATATTTTTAGAATACCTGCCGACGAAAATCCTGCTGTTCAATATGCTTTGGCACGAAATGCATTATATAACGAAGGAAAATTTGTAGAAATAATGGTAAGCTATACACCACGTATGCACTATTTTATGGAATGGTGGAAACAGTTATATGGAGAAAGCGAAGGAAAAGATGGGAAAGGAATATTTCCTGCAGCTGTCGATTATACTACTGATTTACACTCATTAGGTCAATATGTACAAGATGGAAAACGTATTTTGTTTGAAACTGTTTTAGCTGTTAAGCAACCTTTGAATCATTTAGCTATTCCACACGACCCAAGTAATAGCGATAAATTGAATTTTATTAGTTATAAACGAATTAGCTATGTAAATGATATGGCTCGTTTAGGAACTTTGCTTGCTCATATGGATGGGAACGTGCCTAATATTTTAATTGAAATACCTGCTATTAACGAAACAACTATTGGACAAATGATTTATTTTTTCGAAATAGCTTGTGGAATAAGCGGATATTTGTTGGGTGTAAATCCGTTTGATCAGCCAGGAGTTGAAGCATATAAAAAGAATATGTTTGCATTGATGCAAAAACCAGGAATGGAACAAGAATCAAAAGCTATTCAGCAGCGAATAGAACAATTATTTAATGAGAATTAAAACGATAAAACCTACTACAATTGGTTATTTTTTAGCCACTGCTACAACTATAACAGCTGTAAATACATATTTTACCAGTAAATTTATTCTAAACAAATCTACTTTATTCCAATTTGGAATTTTATGGTATGGTTTTGGATTGTTATATAATTTTCTTTTTCAGTTATTTACCAATAAATTAAGCCTATATAACTTATCTAAAAAACAGATTCTTATTTTATTACTTTTTTTGTTCTTAGAAACGCTTTCTACCTCTTCATTTTTTTATGCTATTCAATTAATGGAAAATCCAGCTATGGTGTCATTTATTGGAAACTTAACCCCTGCGCTGGTAACTTTATTCGGTATAATTATTTTAAAAGAGCATTTTACACGTTTCGAGTTGATAGGTGTATTATTAACTATAATTGGTTCATTTTTAGTAAGTTTTCGGTGGCAACTCGATTGGTCACATCTTTTTATTAAAGGAAGCGGGTATGTTTATTTAACCGTTTTAGCAGTTTCTATTAATACAATTTGGGTAAAAAAACATATTGATACCGTTCATCCTTCATTATTAAGTACTGGCCGAGTGGTGGCGTTACTATTATTTTCTATTTTATTTTTATACATTAATAAACAACCTTTACTTTTTAGTAAAAGTTTACTTTTTTTAGCTGCTTATGGTTCGTTTGTGGGTCCGTTTTTAGGTTCGCTGTTGGGATACTATGCATTAAAATACATTCCAGCATCAAGGTCAATTTTAATTCAATCAGTTAAAAGCTTTCTTATTTTATTAACGGCTTATTGGTTACTTAATCTTTTACCACTAACAATACAAATGGTTGGGGGATGTTTAACTGTATTGGGAGTAATTATTATTACAGGTAAACCTAAAAAGATATAGCAAAGATTTTTATTCCTGTTATTTTTTTTTGATGAAAAAATATTTAGATTTGTCCATATATAACTATGAATATTTCGGCAGTGATTATTGCAGGAGGTAAAAGCCTCAGATTAAATGGAATCAACAAATCTTATATTGTTGTAAAAGGTAGAACTATTGTTGAATGGCAGAGAGAAGCGATTCAAGGGCTTTTTCCATTTGTTTTTACTGTTGCCCATTATCCTATTATGCCCGATTGGCCTAATTTCGAAGATGAGTTTCAGAAAATAGGACCTATTGCAGGCATATATACCGCTTTAAAGCAAGCTAAAACCGATTATATTTTTGCTTTTTCGTGCGATATGCCATTTTTAAATCGTCAGTTAATATTAGCTATGATAAAAAAAATAAAGAATGACTCTGACGAAGTTGTTGTCCCAAAACACTTTCATGGTATTGAACCATTACACGCTATTTACAAAAAATCGGTTTTACCCATCATTGAGCAACAAATTAATATACAAAAATACCAAATCAGAGCTTTTTTTGATAAGGTTAAGGTTTCTTATTTCGATATTGAGTCTAATGGCTTCAATAACGAATATTTTTTTAATATAAATTATCCTGAAGATATCTTAAAAGCAAATGAATATGCAACAAGAATTAAGCCTTGAAAAAATAGTGGAAATACTTCGATCATTTCCGCCTCAACGCGAACATTTACTTAAAGCAATGCATGCTTTGCAAAATGCGCACCCTCAACATTATTTGAGTGAACTTTGTTTGATTGAAGCAGCAAAATATTTTAAACTAACCAAAGGACAGATATATGGCATTGCCTCTTATTATACGATGTTTAGTTTAAAACCTCGAGGCAAGTATATAATTCGTTTATGTAAATCGCCGGTATGTCATGCTATGGGAAGCCATAGTTTATTCGATTATTTCGAAAAAGAATATGGCATAAAACCCTATGAAACCACGAATGACGGTCTATTTACTCTCGAAGCAAGCGAATGTTTAGGCCGTTGCGGTAAGGCTCCATCTATGATGATTAACGAACATGTATATACTGAGTTAACTATTGATAAAATCAAAGAAATAATAAGCAATTTAAAATAACAAAGTTATGAATATAACTGCACCCTTAATAGCACTCCGTAGAATGGGAAAAGTAAGCCCGCATTCTATTGATGATTTTATAGCCAATCAGGGATTTGAAGGCTTTAAAAAAGCATTACACATATCTCCATCGGAAGTAATTGCTGAAGTTGAAAAATCGGGACTTCGAGGGCGTGGGGGAGCGGGTTTTCCTACGTCTATGAAGCAACAATTTACAGCTACTTCTTGCTCAACATGCACAACCCGCTATATTGTTTGCAATGCCGACGAAGGTGAACCCGGTACATTTAAAGATAGAATGATCATGGAAACCGATCCCTTTGTCTTAATCGAAGGCATGATGATTGCTGGTTATGCAATTGGGGCTCATTATGGTTATATTTATATTCGAGGCGAATACGAAAGTTCAATTCAGAATTTGAGTAATGCAATTAAACAAGCATACGAAAAAGGTTTTTTAGGTAAAAATATCTTAGGAAGCAGTTTTTCGTTCGAAATGGACATTTTTCTAGGAGCTGGATCGTATCTTTGTGGCGAAGAACTTACCTTAATAGAATCACTTGAGGGCAAAAGAGGGTACCCTCGTATAAAACCACCATTCCCTGCCGAAAAAGGATTATGGGGATTGCCCACTTTAGTTAATAATGTCGAAACGTTCGCCCATTTACCCTTTATTCTCGAAAAAGGTTACGAACAATATGCTTCAATTGGTACGGCTGAATCGAAAGGAACCAAGTTGTTTTGTGTGAGCGGAAAAGTGAAAAAAAGTGGAGTTTTTGAGCTGCCATTAGGAGTTACATTACGATCGTTGATTTTCGATACTGCAGGTGGTATGAAAGATGGTTATCAATTTAAAGGAGCATTGTTAGGTGGTGCTGCTGGTACATTTGTCGACGAAACGATGCTCGATGTGCCCTTAGCATACGAAACATTAAAACAAAAAGGTGCTACGTTAGGCTCTGGTGCTGTTATCGTTGTTGACAACAAAACCAATATGAAAGAAATGATGCAATCAATTCTTTCGTTTTTCAAACACGAATCGTGTGGTAAATGTGTACCTTGCCGAATAGGGACTACGCTTTTATACAATAAAATACACCAAACCACACTTAACGAAGAAGATTTAAATTGGATGCTCGAACAAGCACTTTATATGCAACGTAATTCACTTTGTCCTTTGGGACAAAGTCCTATTTTACCTATTAAATCAGTGTTAACTTATTTTAAAACGGAATTGCTATGAGTAAAGTGAAAATAACCATTGATAATAAGCCAATAGAAGTAAACGAAGGTGCAAATTTGCTCCAAACAGCACGCGAAAATGGTATCAACATACCGGGCTTATGTTTTCATCATCGTTTAAGTCCTACGGGGGCTTGCCGATTATGTGTCGTAAAAATTGAAGGACAAAATGGGCTTGTAATGGCTTGTACTGTTCAAGTAAAAGATGGAATGAAAATTACGGCTTTTGATGAAGAGCTAGAGCAAAATCGAAAACATACCTTAGCTTATCTCTTAGCAGAGCATAACGAAGAATACGATGCTACGTATTTTGATGAAATGTTGCCACTTATCGAACGTTATGGATTGCAACATATAGATAATAGACCGATAAAATCCTTTTGGCAAAATATTCCAAGAATTGTAGATGATACATCACCTGTTTTAACCTATGATTCGTCGAAATGTATTAAATGTTTTCGTTGTATTAAGGCTTGCGAAGAGATACAAGGCAAGGGTGTACTGAGTTTTGCCGATAGAGGTATCACTAAATATATTGTAGCCGGCTTTAGTAAATGGGGGGATTCCGAATGCGATGGTTGTGGCGAATGTATTCAGCTTTGTCCAACAGGAGCCATAGTTGAGAAACCTAATCGAAATAAAGTTAATGTCAATTCGATAGAAAATAAAGTTACAACAACTTGTCCGTATTGTGGTGTCGGTTGCCAGACTGAAGTATGGACAAAGAACAACGAAATTGTTCGTGTCAATGGTGTAGAAGGAGTATTGCCTAACGATGGTCGTCTATGCGTTAAAGGTCGCTTTGGTTATCAGTATGCAAATAATAAAAAACGTTTAACCCATCCGCTCATTAAGCGAAATGGAACATTTGTGCAAGTATCGTGGGATGAAGCATTGAATTATGTTGCAATGCGTTTTAACGATATTAAACAAAAGTATGGCAATAAAGCGTTGGCAGGTTATAGCTCAGCAAAATGCACTAACGAAGAAAATTATATTTTTCAAAAGTTTATACGTATAGCTTTTGGCAATAATAATGTAGATTATTGTACGCGTCTTTGTCATGCTTCTACGGTTACAGCTATGATTAAATCGTTAGGCGATGGTGCAGCTAGCAATTCGATTCAAGATTTTGAAACAACCGATTGCCTTATCGTTATAGGAAATAATATTATCGAAACCCATCCTATTACGGCAACTTATGTTAAACGTGGCAAAGCCAAAGGTCAAAAAATAATTGTAATAGATCCCAAATGGACACCTTTGGTAAAATATGCAGACATATTTTTACAGCCACGTTTAGCTACAGATGTGGCTTTGCTCAATGCAATGATGTACGTAATCATTACAGAAAAGCTATACGATAGCACCTTTATTGAACAACGCATTGAAGGAGGCTTTGAAGCATTTGAGCAATTAAAAAAGGTGGTAATGCAATATTCGCCCGAAATAGCCGAACAAATTACCGGTGTTGCCAAAGATAAAATTGTAGCAGCAGCTCGTATGTATGCTCAAGCTCCTACAGCGATGATTGCAACAGGAATGGGCATGAGTCAGCAAACAGTAGGTACCAATAATGTTTTTGCGTTAATAAACATGTGTTTAATTGCAGGTAAAATTGGTCGTGAGCGTTGTGGAATTGACCCACCACGTGGGCAGAACAATGTTCAGGGTGCTACCGATGTCGGTGCAAGCCCTGTATTTTATCCCGGTTATATTCCTGTTAGTAATCATGAAAACCGTAAGCGTGTTGCTCAGTTGTGGAATGTTCCCTTTGAAAGCCTCGATGCACAAAATGGATTGACAACACTCGAGATAATGGATGCCGCACATAGTGGGCAAGTTAAAGCGATGTATATTATGGGCGAAAACCCTGTCATTACCGATCCCAATCAATTACATACCATCGAAGCACTGCAAAACCTTGAATTTTTGGTAGTGCAAGATATTTTTGAAACAGAAACAACTCCTTATGCCGATGTTATTTTGCCTGCTGCTTCGTTGTTTGAGAAAAATGGCACTGTGGTAAATAGCGACCGACGAACTTTACGTATACGTAA includes:
- the fdhF gene encoding formate dehydrogenase subunit alpha; the protein is MSKVKITIDNKPIEVNEGANLLQTARENGINIPGLCFHHRLSPTGACRLCVVKIEGQNGLVMACTVQVKDGMKITAFDEELEQNRKHTLAYLLAEHNEEYDATYFDEMLPLIERYGLQHIDNRPIKSFWQNIPRIVDDTSPVLTYDSSKCIKCFRCIKACEEIQGKGVLSFADRGITKYIVAGFSKWGDSECDGCGECIQLCPTGAIVEKPNRNKVNVNSIENKVTTTCPYCGVGCQTEVWTKNNEIVRVNGVEGVLPNDGRLCVKGRFGYQYANNKKRLTHPLIKRNGTFVQVSWDEALNYVAMRFNDIKQKYGNKALAGYSSAKCTNEENYIFQKFIRIAFGNNNVDYCTRLCHASTVTAMIKSLGDGAASNSIQDFETTDCLIVIGNNIIETHPITATYVKRGKAKGQKIIVIDPKWTPLVKYADIFLQPRLATDVALLNAMMYVIITEKLYDSTFIEQRIEGGFEAFEQLKKVVMQYSPEIAEQITGVAKDKIVAAARMYAQAPTAMIATGMGMSQQTVGTNNVFALINMCLIAGKIGRERCGIDPPRGQNNVQGATDVGASPVFYPGYIPVSNHENRKRVAQLWNVPFESLDAQNGLTTLEIMDAAHSGQVKAMYIMGENPVITDPNQLHTIEALQNLEFLVVQDIFETETTPYADVILPAASLFEKNGTVVNSDRRTLRIRKAIDSPGEAMPDWWITLEIAKRMNVNLGTYENEEQIFEEIRLAAPIFRGISYKRIEKEGIQWPCYHEHDSGTSTLYLEKFNTASGKAKIFPVEYTEQNEKPSAEYPLVMNSGRLLFQYHSATMSRKSDVLNSFANESFIIIHPQDAIKYGIKQGDKVKVISPRGTIVTYARVNDEVLVGETFMPWHFHESAVNALTRNERDPMSKIAPFKYSVVRIEKA
- a CDS encoding NAD(P)H-dependent oxidoreductase subunit E, whose translation is MQQELSLEKIVEILRSFPPQREHLLKAMHALQNAHPQHYLSELCLIEAAKYFKLTKGQIYGIASYYTMFSLKPRGKYIIRLCKSPVCHAMGSHSLFDYFEKEYGIKPYETTNDGLFTLEASECLGRCGKAPSMMINEHVYTELTIDKIKEIISNLK
- a CDS encoding molybdenum cofactor guanylyltransferase, translated to MNISAVIIAGGKSLRLNGINKSYIVVKGRTIVEWQREAIQGLFPFVFTVAHYPIMPDWPNFEDEFQKIGPIAGIYTALKQAKTDYIFAFSCDMPFLNRQLILAMIKKIKNDSDEVVVPKHFHGIEPLHAIYKKSVLPIIEQQINIQKYQIRAFFDKVKVSYFDIESNGFNNEYFFNINYPEDILKANEYATRIKP
- a CDS encoding DMT family transporter yields the protein MRIKTIKPTTIGYFLATATTITAVNTYFTSKFILNKSTLFQFGILWYGFGLLYNFLFQLFTNKLSLYNLSKKQILILLLFLFLETLSTSSFFYAIQLMENPAMVSFIGNLTPALVTLFGIIILKEHFTRFELIGVLLTIIGSFLVSFRWQLDWSHLFIKGSGYVYLTVLAVSINTIWVKKHIDTVHPSLLSTGRVVALLLFSILFLYINKQPLLFSKSLLFLAAYGSFVGPFLGSLLGYYALKYIPASRSILIQSVKSFLILLTAYWLLNLLPLTIQMVGGCLTVLGVIIITGKPKKI
- the nuoF gene encoding NADH-quinone oxidoreductase subunit NuoF — encoded protein: MNITAPLIALRRMGKVSPHSIDDFIANQGFEGFKKALHISPSEVIAEVEKSGLRGRGGAGFPTSMKQQFTATSCSTCTTRYIVCNADEGEPGTFKDRMIMETDPFVLIEGMMIAGYAIGAHYGYIYIRGEYESSIQNLSNAIKQAYEKGFLGKNILGSSFSFEMDIFLGAGSYLCGEELTLIESLEGKRGYPRIKPPFPAEKGLWGLPTLVNNVETFAHLPFILEKGYEQYASIGTAESKGTKLFCVSGKVKKSGVFELPLGVTLRSLIFDTAGGMKDGYQFKGALLGGAAGTFVDETMLDVPLAYETLKQKGATLGSGAVIVVDNKTNMKEMMQSILSFFKHESCGKCVPCRIGTTLLYNKIHQTTLNEEDLNWMLEQALYMQRNSLCPLGQSPILPIKSVLTYFKTELL
- a CDS encoding NAD(P)H-dependent glycerol-3-phosphate dehydrogenase is translated as MYNIGIIGEGSWGTALLKILQQNGHFVHWLVREKEMREYITHNYHNPYYSSDVEIYMDQCKMYESVHDLLKECNLIFLVLPSAFTETLLIELTIEEVKDKYFFSATKGILPDSSLTVTQYLQKKLYISDENIGFISGPSHAEEIARERLTYLTIMSKNNELALNVSALMANRYITTKVNSDVLGAEYATAIKNIMAIASGIAHGLGYGDNFIAVLVSNALKEMERFISKLVPYSRNINDYVYLGDLLVTCYSQFSRNRTLGIMLGKGYSVKAAQLEMNMIAEGYFAVKSIIEIAKTFQIEMPICQAVYHILYERYSPSVEMRLLTDKLY
- a CDS encoding glucose-6-phosphate isomerase is translated as MIDLNTDFVYSFISKDKINERKDEAYQHLLALKNKTGKGNDFLGWVDLPENISHDELKKIETVANELRKKIDILVVVGIGGSYLGARAVIEMLYHNFNNLLPNRKNPIILYAGQNMGEDYLYQLLEILNDYEYGIAVISKSGTTTEPAIAFRLLKHHIENKYGKEEARKRIVAITDKEKGVLLELAKSENYERFEIPDDVGGRYSVLTAVGLFPIAVAGGNIFELINGAKHMRNYIFRIPADENPAVQYALARNALYNEGKFVEIMVSYTPRMHYFMEWWKQLYGESEGKDGKGIFPAAVDYTTDLHSLGQYVQDGKRILFETVLAVKQPLNHLAIPHDPSNSDKLNFISYKRISYVNDMARLGTLLAHMDGNVPNILIEIPAINETTIGQMIYFFEIACGISGYLLGVNPFDQPGVEAYKKNMFALMQKPGMEQESKAIQQRIEQLFNEN